A DNA window from Procambarus clarkii isolate CNS0578487 chromosome 75, FALCON_Pclarkii_2.0, whole genome shotgun sequence contains the following coding sequences:
- the LOC138356929 gene encoding uncharacterized protein: MSSSQAMYSSQAMYSSQAMYSSQAMYSSQAMYSSQAMSSSQAMYSSQAMYSSQAMYSSQAMYSSQAMYSSQAMSSSQAMSSSQTMSSSQAMSSSQTMSSSQAMSSSQAMSSSQAMSSSQAMSSSHAMYSSHAM, translated from the coding sequence ATGTCCTCCAGTCAGGCCATGTACTCCAGTCAGGCCATGTACTCCAGTCAGGCCATGTACTCCAGTCAGGCCATGTACTCCAGTCAGGCCATGTACTCCAGTCAGGCCATGTCCTCCAGTCAGGCCATGTACTCCAGTCAGGCCATGTACTCCAGTCAGGCCATGTACTCCAGTCAGGCCATGTACTCCAGTCAGGCCATGTACTCCAGTCAGGCCATGTCCTCCAGTCAGGCCATGTCCTCCAGTCAGACCATGTCCTCCAGTCAGGCCATGTCCTCCAGTCAGACCATGTCCTCCAGTCAGGCCATGTCCTCCAGTCAGGCCATGTCCTCCAGTCAGGCCATGTCCTCCAGTCAGGCCATGTCCTCCAGTCATGCCATGTACTCCAGTCATGCCATGTAG